CATAACCCGTAGCTCTTTTGGCATATCTTCAAACTTCTCAAGATAGTTTTGTATAAGTGTAACTATAAGAGCAATTTGATTCCTTAGATTCAGTAAATTCTTATCTTGTAGATTTTCTTCAATCCTATTTGCATTTGTTGATTGCCTATACTTAGAATATAATCCATGTTTAATAGGAGTAGCACCACCATGTTGATAACATTTGTCCTTCCCCTTTATAGCGTATCGCTGACATCTTGTTTTAGTTCTTTTATTTATAGCTGTGCATTGCATGAGGTATTCTCCTTTTTTATGTTAGCATGAGGTATCAAAATTTTTACCTTTTTTCAACTTTTCACAATAAACTACTTAACAACATCAAGCTTTTAACACTATATAAGAGTATAATAGCCATGTGGTGTCAACTAGAACGACTTTGGTTGTCAATATAGTTGACATCACACATTTCCTACCATTACTCTTGTAGTGTCAACTGTATTTACACTACATACCTTTTTCTCTTCTTTCCCAAGAATCTTCCTGAGAAGTTCTGTATCGTTGACCAACACATAATGCAAAGTTCCCTTATACCAGTGTGTTTTTATCAGCCCAACGTTTGTCAGTTCTTTAATGCATTTATTTATCATCTGCCTGCTACAACTTATCTTTGAAGCAAGTGTTCCCTGACTGGGACTTGCCATTACTCTTTTAGGTCCAGCTTCTACCCGGAGGCGAGTATAAACCGCCTCTGCGGTAGATGAGACTTTGTCTAACAATCCAGTTTTATAAGGAAGCGTAAACAATTTCACAAATTCCCCACTTTCAGTTACTTCCAATTCACTACCTGATTTAGGCGCAATGCCATATTTATCCGAAAAATGCTTCCCAATATCCCAGACAGAAATATTTTGACCTCTTCCTAAGCAACATTCTCTCGTAAATTCAATAACTCCGCCATAAATTCCACAACCAAAACAATGGAATCTATTCTTCTCGGGATAAATATGAAGAGATGGATCCTTATCGCCTCTATTATGCCTGTCAGGACGGATACAGTGGATTTTCCTATAAGGCCCGATGACTATTCCCATATCAGCACATACAGACTCAATACGGACTTCCTTCTCTATTCTTTTAAAGTCCCAAAAACACTTTGCCTTTTTCAAAGTAAACTCTCCCTGTTAATACCCTTTGCTCGCAGAATTCTCCAGCTCAAGTTAGGGTTTTCTTATAGTTGTCAATCTTCCCACCTATTCCCTTACGGGCAGGATTTTTTCCTAATCTATAGGGATAGAGTGGACAGTTTGGACTAGTGCAGAGTTTTACCTCTTTGGATTGATTGCACATACAATCCAAACATTTCTTTCTAATTGCTTTTATAGGTGTTAATCGCTTCATTGTTTTAGTTCCTCTCTTATCTTCTGTAATTTCTCAGATTTTTTCAGTGCATCTTTTTTCCCTTCTTGAACTAACTCTTCAAATTTGGCAACATCTACGACAACTCGATTGCCGATCTTAATAACAAGTCCTGGGTATCTCGACTGGCACTTAAAGCGATATAAGGTCGCCCTCGTATAAGGTATTCCAGTCTGTTTCAGACGTATTTCGTCATTTACTGGAACATATCTTTCTGTTTCCATTTTTATTCACCTGCCTTTCCTTTTGTGATACGTAATCATTCTTTATAAATTAAATATAAACTTATTTTAAAAGTTTGGAAATTTACTAAAACAGGCTATTTGGAAGGGGAATTTAGTAGGCTAAAAATTGGATTTTGCAAAAAGATTCAGTAGGGGCTGGTTATTTCTTAATGCCTTTTTCCTTGTAAAATTCTCGAAGCTCTCTTGTGGATTTGCGAGCTTTAGGAAGTATCTTTGCTGTGTTTTTTTTATAATATCTTTTATTGCGTGCACTCTTTCCGCAATCTTTACCTTCTGCTCTAAGTGAGCAATACTTCTTGCCTTTTAAATACCTAAAATAATCTTCACAGAAAGCACATTTAGAAAGCAATTGTCTGCTTATCAGTTCATCTCCAAAGCTCTCAAGCATTTTGATTAAGAAAAGTTCTAAGGCATTTTTCATTGTTGAATAATTATATTTTTCAAAAAAAGCATTCAAGTAATCTTTAGAATCAAGAATGCGAATATATTTTTTGTTATTATCAGTAATATTTGCCCATGTTTGAGGATTTAGGCCATAGTACTTACAGTCGTCTGGATCTTCACTTTCGGGTTCGAGACGTTCAAATCTACTTTTAAAAAGCTTGGCATCCATGTCATGCATAGGATTTATTATTGTATCGATTACAAGTTGCTGTAAAGCATAAATATATCCCATAAATTCCATATCTCCCATTAATGAGCTGCGATGTTCGAGTTGGCAGTAATTTTTCCAGATCATAACGAATATCGCTTCAAATTGTGCGTCAAATGTTGAAAAACCATAGTGTTCACTTGTGCCTTTTTTAAAAATCTTATTTCTTATCCAAAAATCAGAAAGCAAGAACTCATAATATCTTTTCGGATAATTTTTGGTTTTTTTTGGTATATAACAATAATCCTGCAGAGAGTAATAGAATAGAGATCCTAACGAAAGATCAGAGTTTTTGTATGGCTTAGCGATTATGGATACATCTAATGTTACTGTTTTTGCCTCTTTATTATAGAATTTGAGAAATAACTGCTTAATTATTTCAGGTGCGTTTTCTAAAGTTTCTTTTGATTTGTTTTTAGGACAATAAGAAGCATAAGAATATAATAAGGATGGCCATAATTTGCTTTCACGTTGTTTAGGAGGGAAACTATCTGGGGGTATGTTATGACCGCTCCAACCCATAAAATATGCCTCATCTAGTAGCCCAAATCCCAACTCGTCATACGTAATTGACCAATCATTGAAATTAATATCATTTATTGGCATTTTATATCATCCTATCCATGCCCAACCACCTCATCCATAACCTCTGCACCTTCCCTGAGCCTCTCTTCTATCAGATGAGCGTATCTTTGAGTCATTTGAGGGCTTTTATGTGTTAGTAACCTCTGGAGAGTGTAAATATCTACCTTACCAGAAGAGGCGAGCATAGAAGCATAGGTATGCCTTAGATCATGGAAACGAAAATCATCAGGCAATTCAGCAAGCACTTTTATTCTATTCCAGGGTTTCTTTATATCATATCTTTGTTTGTTTCCTTTACCCGGGAATACTAATTCGCTTGCTTCTGTTAATTGCTTCTGTTCATTGAGACAAGACAAAGCGGTGTTGTTTAGCGGTATTACCTCATTCTTCCCGCCTTTGGGGTTTTTTATATACAACCATCCATTGTTCAAGTCCACATCTTCCCATCTCAGCTTGAAAATCTCTCCTCTTCTCAGGCCGGTGAACAAAGCCAGCTTTACAATGTTCGCTATATCCTTGTCAGGATATTCCTCTAATGCTTGAAGAAGTCCGTTAATCTGCTTTTTATCCAACACATTGATAACCTCGTTATTTACTCTAGGTTTATTTACCTGTTTAACGGGGTTCTTTCCGTTATAAAGATTCATTCTTTGAGCATAGTTAAAGATACGGGACATAAGTTCCATAGCATTTCTGATGCTCTTAGATGTATAAGGATTGCCAAACCTTGTGGTAGTCTTGCCCATCTCTATCTTGAGTTTTTCAATATCAAAAGGGGCAATCTGATGTAATTTCTTATCTCCAAACCTCTTTTTAAGAAGATAGCTGTATAGACTCCAAGTTCTCTTCCAATCTTTTCCTCTGAGCTTATACTCTTCAAAATAACGCTTTGCAGCATCATCCAAGCTGTATTTTATGCTTCGTCTATCATAATAGGTATCTCCGATGAGTTCGCTCTTTATCTTGGCCTCAATTTTCTTAGCAAGTTCCAGATTGAAAGGAATTTGTTTCGTAACTGTCTCTCCATTATGCTTTACGATTACTTTATAAGTCCGTTCTTTCATTGGAAGAGATTTTTGACAATTCCCGCATTGTTTGCGCTTCAAGTTCTGAACACTCTTGCAATTTGAACATACTACATAAATAGGCATAATTTTATTCCTTTACAATCCATTTTGCCTTCTCTATAATTTGAGTAGATAAAGTTACCCACAGAATAACCCACAGGTCTGCTGGAGTAACCATAGAGTAACTTTAAGGAAGGTAAGCTAGTAAAAAATGGTAAGCGAAAGTAAAAGTAATTTCTCATATAACTCACTATATATAAAGGAGTTAGTAAAGTCAAGTAAAAAATAGAAAAAATTAGAAATGGTAGTTTTGACGGGCTCATAACCCAAAGGTCGTAGGTTCAAATCCTACCCCCGCTACCAAGTTAATAGCTTAGTTTCAACTAGTCATACTATTTTCCTGCTATCCGCTAAAAATACTTGGCAAGACGTCTTTTTATTTATATAATTCCTGAGAAGATAAAAAAAACTTTGCATATATCCTTATAGGAGATAAACAGTGGAAAACTACAGTAAGAAAGTGATGGAGCATTTCAGAAACCCACGAAATGTAGGTGAAATAAAAAATCCGGATGGCATTGGGCACGTAGGGAATCCTGTTTGTGGGGATATTATGGAAATGTATATTAAGGTGAAAAATAATATTATTGTAGATGCTAAATTTAAGACCTTTGGATGTGGTGCAGCTATAGCTACAAGCAGCATGGTTACTGAATTAGTTAAAGGAAAAACTATAGATGAAGCACTTAAGATATCAAATCGAGCAGTAGCAGAGGCATTGGGTGGACTTCCACATATAAAAATGCATTGTTCGGTTTTAGCAGAGGAGGCACTCAAATCAGCAATTAATGACTATCTAAAAAAATCCACAAGAAAGTAAATATTCACTAAACTCCGTTACATAAAAATCCGAAATTCTAAATCCGAAACTCGAAACAAATTCTAAATTCAAATTTTCGAAATTCCAAGTATTGTTTTGAGCATTTGTATTTTTGTCATTTGATATTGTTTCGTATTTCGTGCTTCGAATTTACACTGTTTTATCTCTATTCATAATGGCCTTTACTGAGTATTTACAAAAAAAAGATAGCAACGATTATAAATTTTGATTTAGGTGGGATGTGTCATTAATTAGTGATATTATCTGTGTGTTGTCTGTATTCTCAATAATATTTAATGCAGCATTATCCTGCTTTATCTTCCAGAACGCAGTCTCTAACGCATTTGGAGAAAGTATTTTACTCAATATTATCCTTATTGGCCCTCCATGAGTTACAATAACAACATTATTCTCTCTTGCACTGTTTAATATTTCATTAAATGCTGTCTCAACTCTTCTTTTTAGTTCCAATATTGATTCCCCTTGAGGCATTGTGAAACCCATTATATTATTCTGCCACTCAGAAAATTCATGTGGATAACTCATCTGGATTTCTTGAAAACTTAGGCCTTCCCAATTTCCAAAGTTGATTTCCCTCAGGTCTTCCTTTAATTCAATACTTATTCTGTGAGACTTTGCTATTATTTCTGCAGTTTTAAATGCTCTTTTTAAACTACTGCTGTAAATTCTGTAAATATTTTCCTTTTCTAATCTTTTACTTGCCAATCCAGCCTGGATTATGCCTTCTTCATTTAACTCCACATCAGTAATACCAAAATATTTTAGTGCGCTGTTGCCAGAAGTCTGGCCATGTCTAATAATGAATATTTTCCCCACTCATTGACTCCTTGCTCTCCCTTAATCTCTCAACATATTCATAGGGTATTCTTACACTCCCCATTAGAACCTGATCTTTTGCCTCTCCATGACAGTCAGAACCGCCTGTAACCAATAGCCCATACTCTTTTGCCATTTTTTCGTAATGCTCAGCAGTTTCTTTAGATTGATGATTATAAAACACCTCTATACCACCTAATCCCTTTTTTAGGAGGTCTATTATAATGTCATCTCTGTGAAGTAGCATTGGATGTGCAAGTATAGAGATACCTCCTACGCGGTATATTAATAAAATAGTTTCTTCCAGACTCAATTTATATCTCGGGACATAGCATGCTTTTCTGTCTCCTATATGCTTATTAAAAGCTTCTGAAATAGATACTACATACCCCTTTTTTTTCATGACCCGGGCAAGATGAAGTCTTCCTATTATCTCTCCTTTTGCCAGTTCTAAAACTTCTTCAAATTTTATATTCATTTCAAATTGAGCTAATTTGGATATCATTTTCTTCATTCGGCTAATTCTTTGTACAGACAGGGTTTTAAGTGTATCTTGTAGAGTTTTATTTTCCCAATCTATAAACAGTCCCAGAATATGTAACTCTACTCCTTTCTCGTCTGTAGCCAATTCTACTCCGGGAATAACTTCAACATTCATATCCTTGCCAGCCTTGATTGCTTCAGAAATGCCTTGAACAGTATCATGATCTGTTATTGCTATTGCGTGTATGCCTCTTTTGGCTGCTTCCCTCACTACCCTTCTCGGCGAAAAAGTTCCATCTGAAGCAGTAGTGTGAATGTGCAAATCAGCGCATTTGTTCTTCATATTTCTCTATGCTTTCCTTACCTGAGAGGACACCTATTTCCAAATGATATTCTCTTTTCTCTCCGGGTCTCATAAACTGGAGTGTTTTAGCTTCTCTCTCTTTTGCTCTGCCTCCCACCATGCAATTTGCAGGCTCTATGCCTACCACATATGTTCCTTCGCCATTCATTTTCCACTCAATAAATCGCGGAAGCTCTTTCTTGAGATATCTAATATAGAAACCGAATCCCTCTCCATTATCGCATGTTTTATTTACAAGCGCTGCTGTTACAAATCCATCTTTATCCTCAGCCATATTAAGATAATATACTCGTTCCTTGAACCCATGTATTGGTCCGCTGAACTTATTATATTTTTCCTGTTCTATCTTTGCTTCATCGTCCCTCGGAGAGACACTATTTACTTGAGCAATTAAACTTGAGCCTTCATCAACTGCTGGGTAGCCTCCGTTAATGTGGTACAGTATCATATGAGGGACATCCTCAAATCCTAAATTCTCTACCACATCGTAAACAAACAGCCTGCTTTCACCCAGTTTTGCCGTAATTTCTCTGGTTAAACAGATATTTTCGCCAAAAACCTTGGTCTGGATAATTTCCCCTTTTATCTTCATGATATAATTATCATCTTTCCATTCGGACTTAATGGAAACATCAGTAGCTGGTATGTTTGATATTCTTCCATGCAGTCCTAGCTTTTCTCCATTATCTATGCATGGCATACCTGCCTGAGTCAGTCCGCATGTGAGGAGCAATCCTCCATAAAAGCTTCTTAACCATTCAAATTCTTCTGGCTCGTAATAACTTGGTGCTACATCACCTGTCTGCGATCTCCAGCATAAGGACTTACCATTATACTGTGCAAAAGAAATATCCATACCCCTGGATGGAAGAACTGTAAAAGAAAAACCCGAACCTGTCCTAATATCAGCAGCTTCAACACCCTTTCCTCTTCCTTCTAAAAGCGTATATCTTTTTATGCCAGCAACTTGCGAAATACTTCCAACTTTTTTTAGTAACGTTTTCTTATCTATCCTTTTACCGTATAAGACAGCCATTTTTACCCCCTATTATTCTATGTTCTTAAAACCTGCAGTTATATCGGCTATTTCTGCAAATTTATCTTTAACCATGTCTGTGCTTTGCCCCATTCTGTACGTATCCTTATCAAGCCTGGCTTCTGGATTGAGTTCTCCCAATACATTGGCTTGATTAAGATTAGGGTTTTTGTGTGCGTAGGGCCACAGCCGAAATGAGCCTCCTGAAATCTCATCTATGAGATATACTTCTCCATCAATAATACCATATTCCAGCTTAATATCTATTAACTGAACATCAAAATGTGCGAAAGCTGCCTCAAGATATCCGAAAGCCTGTTCATTAATTTTTTTCATCGCAGCGTATTCAAAACCACTCTTTGCCTTTATGATGTAAGCAATATAGGCATTATCCAGCATAGGATCATGCAACGGATCATCCTTATAGTGAAATTGAGTAATTACAGTATTGTATCTCTGCCCTTCAGCAGCATTGCCCCATTTCAGAATAGAGCCTGCAGCAACTCTTCTTGACACAACTTCAAGGTTAATCTTTCTGTCAAGTTTTCTTACAAGTGCGACTTTTTCTTCGGGGCTTGAGATATAATGAGTTCTAACTCCTTTTCTATTAAGAAGTTCAAATGTATCTCTATTAGTTTTCCAGTCAACTAAAGCCTTGCCCATAATTACATCGTGTTTCACTCCATCACCTGCTGTAATATCATCTTTGAAGACCATATAAACCGTTTTCTCATCCTCAGGATTTCTATAAATTATCTTTGTCTTCCCTTCTGCTATTTTGTCCATGGATTCAAAATTTATTGACATAACCTTTCTCCCTATGACTTATCACTTCTGTTTTTCATATACCATTTAAATATTTGTTTTGCAATAGGCGCAGCTACTTTCCCCCCTTCTCCACCGTGTTCAATAACAACTACGAGAGCAATCTGTGGATTTTTTGCAGGAGCAAAAGCAACAAACATAGCGTGATCCCTGAATTTATACGGAATATCTTTGTATTTGATGATATGTTCCATCTTTACTACCTGAATCGTGCTGGTTTTACCTGCAATCTCCAATCCCTTAACCTGGGCGAATTTACCGGTCCCTTTATCGCTTACAACCTCACAAAGAGCCTTTTTAATCTGTCTTATTGCCTCCTTGTTGCATGGCAACTTACCTATCTGCTCAGGCGGTGTCTGCAAAAGAATTCTGGGTTTGTACATAGTTCCCCCATTTGCTACTGCGCTAATCAGGCTTACTAGTTGAATAGGAGTTACTAAGAGATAGGACTGTCCTATTGATAAGAGCGCTGTATCTCCAGAATACCAAGCCCTCTTTTTTCTCCAGCTTTTATCTGGTATAAGCCCAGCTTTTTCTCCAGAAAGCTTTATGCCTGTAAGTTTGCCGAATCCGCATTTATCCGCAAAATCTACAATCCTATTAACCCCCAATAACAGTCCTAGTCTATAGAAATAAACATCACATGAATCTTTTATAGCATTATACATATTCATATATCCATGGCCTGCTCTGTTCCAGCAATAGAATATCCCTTCCCCGATTTTCAAGTGTCCTCTACACTCCAGTTCTTGAGGGCAAGTTACAACATGATATTTCAAGCCTGCAGCAGCTATAAGTATCTTAAATATTGAACCGGGTGCATATAAAGCAGAAATAGCTCTGTTAAGTAAAGGCGCATCCTTTTTGGCTAAAGCGTCTAAATCTGTTTGAAGAACAGGTGTATTGAAAATCTCAGGATCATAAGAAGGGCTGCTTGCCATTGCGAGTATATCTCCATTTTGAGGATTCATAACGATTATTGCACCTGTCTTATCCTCTAATAATTTGCTTACAAATTCTTGCATGTGCTTATCAATTGTAAGAATAATATTGCTGCCTCTTTCCGGCTTTTTTTCTACAAGCAATGCTACTTGTTCCCCTCTAGAATTAACCTCAATCTGTTTTCCTCCATCAGATCCCTTCAGAAAATTATCAAAAGCTTCCTCAACGCCTCCTTCTCCCTTAAATTCATTGTATTGAAATATATGATACTGCTTCTTTTCAATCTCTCCTTTTCTAATTTGTCTAACATGTCCCGTTATATGCGCTGCACTTTCTCCTAATATATATTTTCGCCGAGGCTCTATCTGAATAAATATCCCTGAAAGAAGGGAGCTTCTTTCTTCAATCAATATTACTTTCTCCAAACTAATATT
The sequence above is drawn from the bacterium genome and encodes:
- the nifU gene encoding Fe-S cluster assembly scaffold protein NifU; protein product: MEHFRNPRNVGEIKNPDGIGHVGNPVCGDIMEMYIKVKNNIIVDAKFKTFGCGAAIATSSMVTELVKGKTIDEALKISNRAVAEALGGLPHIKMHCSVLAEEALKSAINDYLKKSTRK
- the mrdA gene encoding penicillin-binding protein 2 is translated as MLHDKKETANIKKRIKNVAWILLACFLVIIFRLWYLQLIRGNQFRDRAKSNRIRLVHLNAPRGCIYDRDENLLVKNVSSFNVLAVPNEIKDIGATVKLLSEILGLEQTLIMRKLYDLNSKEYSGIELASNISLEKVILIEERSSLLSGIFIQIEPRRKYILGESAAHITGHVRQIRKGEIEKKQYHIFQYNEFKGEGGVEEAFDNFLKGSDGGKQIEVNSRGEQVALLVEKKPERGSNIILTIDKHMQEFVSKLLEDKTGAIIVMNPQNGDILAMASSPSYDPEIFNTPVLQTDLDALAKKDAPLLNRAISALYAPGSIFKILIAAAGLKYHVVTCPQELECRGHLKIGEGIFYCWNRAGHGYMNMYNAIKDSCDVYFYRLGLLLGVNRIVDFADKCGFGKLTGIKLSGEKAGLIPDKSWRKKRAWYSGDTALLSIGQSYLLVTPIQLVSLISAVANGGTMYKPRILLQTPPEQIGKLPCNKEAIRQIKKALCEVVSDKGTGKFAQVKGLEIAGKTSTIQVVKMEHIIKYKDIPYKFRDHAMFVAFAPAKNPQIALVVVIEHGGEGGKVAAPIAKQIFKWYMKNRSDKS
- the cobC gene encoding alpha-ribazole phosphatase, whose translation is MGKIFIIRHGQTSGNSALKYFGITDVELNEEGIIQAGLASKRLEKENIYRIYSSSLKRAFKTAEIIAKSHRISIELKEDLREINFGNWEGLSFQEIQMSYPHEFSEWQNNIMGFTMPQGESILELKRRVETAFNEILNSARENNVVIVTHGGPIRIILSKILSPNALETAFWKIKQDNAALNIIENTDNTQIISLINDTSHLNQNL
- a CDS encoding PHP domain-containing protein, producing the protein MKNKCADLHIHTTASDGTFSPRRVVREAAKRGIHAIAITDHDTVQGISEAIKAGKDMNVEVIPGVELATDEKGVELHILGLFIDWENKTLQDTLKTLSVQRISRMKKMISKLAQFEMNIKFEEVLELAKGEIIGRLHLARVMKKKGYVVSISEAFNKHIGDRKACYVPRYKLSLEETILLIYRVGGISILAHPMLLHRDDIIIDLLKKGLGGIEVFYNHQSKETAEHYEKMAKEYGLLVTGGSDCHGEAKDQVLMGSVRIPYEYVERLRESKESMSGENIHY
- a CDS encoding aldose 1-epimerase family protein → MAVLYGKRIDKKTLLKKVGSISQVAGIKRYTLLEGRGKGVEAADIRTGSGFSFTVLPSRGMDISFAQYNGKSLCWRSQTGDVAPSYYEPEEFEWLRSFYGGLLLTCGLTQAGMPCIDNGEKLGLHGRISNIPATDVSIKSEWKDDNYIMKIKGEIIQTKVFGENICLTREITAKLGESRLFVYDVVENLGFEDVPHMILYHINGGYPAVDEGSSLIAQVNSVSPRDDEAKIEQEKYNKFSGPIHGFKERVYYLNMAEDKDGFVTAALVNKTCDNGEGFGFYIRYLKKELPRFIEWKMNGEGTYVVGIEPANCMVGGRAKEREAKTLQFMRPGEKREYHLEIGVLSGKESIEKYEEQMR
- a CDS encoding site-specific integrase, with product MPIYVVCSNCKSVQNLKRKQCGNCQKSLPMKERTYKVIVKHNGETVTKQIPFNLELAKKIEAKIKSELIGDTYYDRRSIKYSLDDAAKRYFEEYKLRGKDWKRTWSLYSYLLKKRFGDKKLHQIAPFDIEKLKIEMGKTTTRFGNPYTSKSIRNAMELMSRIFNYAQRMNLYNGKNPVKQVNKPRVNNEVINVLDKKQINGLLQALEEYPDKDIANIVKLALFTGLRRGEIFKLRWEDVDLNNGWLYIKNPKGGKNEVIPLNNTALSCLNEQKQLTEASELVFPGKGNKQRYDIKKPWNRIKVLAELPDDFRFHDLRHTYASMLASSGKVDIYTLQRLLTHKSPQMTQRYAHLIEERLREGAEVMDEVVGHG